Genomic window (Bacillota bacterium):
CACCCCAGGCCCGGGGTAAAATGGCATGAAGCCAAAAGGCTTCGATGACGCGGCGTCTATGGTTTCCCATATATCCACTCCTATGCGTTCGCAAAGCAAGGCCATTTCGTTTATAAGGGCTATATTGACACTGCGGAAGGTGTTTTCAATGAGCTTGACCATCTCGGCCGTTGTTGCGGAACTGACAGGTATAACCCGAGAAATAAATGTTCCGTATAATAGCGACCCTAGCCTCGTACACTCAGGCGTAACTCCACCTACCACTTTCGGTATATCGCTCATTTTAAACTTAGGATTTCCTGGATCTACTCTTTCAGGAGAAAAACAAATGAAGACATCCGTCCCGGCGCGATAGCCCATAGCCTCGAAGGAATCCTGTAGAAGTTCTTCGGTGGTCCCTGGATAGGTTGTGCTTTCAAGGACGATAAGCATTCCCCTATGGGCATGCATTTTCAAAGCATTCACCGCTGACACCAAATATGTTAGATCGGGAACCTTCTCTTTTCCAACGGGAGTCGGTACGCATATGCTGACGGTATCCGCCCTGCTTAGACGATCAAAATCTTGGATGGGTTCCAGCATGCCCGATGATACTGCTTGCTGAACGTCGGTTTCTGGCACGTCAATTATGTAAGACTTACCCTCAGTGAGCAGCCTGATCTTCTCCGGATTCACATCTATGCCCGTCACATGAAATCCAGCTTTACACATTGCTATAGCAAGTGGCAACCCCACATATCCTAGTCCGATCACTGCTGCACTGGCACGCCTTGAGAGGATTTTGGCTTCCAACTCTCTGGCTACAGAATCACCAGACATGAAACCACCGCCCTTCTATTGGCCCAACCCCATCACTTTGGAACCCAGACCCCGCCTTAACTTGCCGCACCTGTCGCGTCCCCCAGCTAGTATCAGTCGAATTCAGGATGGCCTGGTAGATCTGCCATGAAAATACAAATGCATTTAGGAAAACAAACACAAAGGCATACAGCCAAAGCCCATCTCGCCGATGAATCCGGTAATACAGCCCGTAAAGAGCCCCAAGAATCATAAGGCCGGCAAGATAACCCCATCGGGTGGCGGGGCTCATGACGAGCGAACGAATGAGCACAATAGGTGAACAAAGCGTAAAGAAAACCGACAAATAGTAGGGTATAGATGCCCCGGGATTCCTCCGCCACATATGGGTAACAGCGATTAGGGTCTCGCGAAACCATGATTTTTTCCACCTGAGTTGCTGCCGGAAATACCCTCTCCAAGTTTCAGGAACTATAGTCCGGACTATCGCATCTGACATATACAAGAGAGAATATCCCTCTCTGAGCAAGAGATTCGTCAGGCTACGATCATCACCAAAGGTACACCTCTTGCCGAGGAAAGTCTGGTTTTTCCATCTCTCCAGGACCTTCAGCACCGCGCTCCGACGATATGCTGAGTAACATCCGGAGCAGCACGTAACACTTTTGAAGACACTTTCAGACGCCTTGATAATGCGGAATGAGACAAAATATCTGACTGCCTGCATTTTGGTAAGCAGGTTGCGTTCCTTGTTTAAGACATCAGCATGCCCTACAACAGCGCCAACCTTGGGATCTGCAAAAGCTCTAACCAGAGGAACAAGGGACCCCGGCTCTATAACGCTATCAGAGTCAATGAACACCACTATTTCGGATTCCGAGCGGCATATGCCCTCGACCATTGCGGAACGCTTGCCGCGATTGACATCCCAGTTTATAGCCTCCACCTGGGGAAACATGTCCGCGGCACGGGCAATCTCCTGCCAGGTCCCGTCTGTCGAACCGTCATTTACCACGATGATCCGAAGCTGGCCAGGCGGGTAACCTACCGTGCAGCATGCCTGGATTGTCTTGAAGATGGCCTTCTCTTCATTCATCGCAGGGATTACAATTGTTACGGACGGGTAGAAGTCCCTTGTAGTGCCTTCTGCAACCAATCGCTCAGGAGCGTAAAGTAGCAGGCAAAATAGACGAAACATCAGATAGGACGTGGCCATCAGGCCATATATACCGAAGACAGGATCATTGTGTATGAATCTGAGATGGTGAATCTTGAGTCTTATCAGTATCGCTATGACCGCCAGCCAGAGGACAAAAACGGCTATGTCGTTTGTGGGCATAAGTAAAATGCGAAGGCGTTCCCCCGGATGATCTGGTGCTCCTCAGCGTCTACACATTCTATAATTTCCTGCTCTACTCGCCCTCCTGTAGAACGATTGCTCGGGGCAGAATCACTTCAAATGTACTACCCTCACCAAGTCTGCTTCTTGCGGCGATGGAGCCTCCATGCAGCTCCGCTATGGTTTTCGCTATGGCTAGTCCCAGGCCTATGCCGCTTGTCATATCCATCCCATTTATGGAAGCCGCCCGAGACCTTGAGCTGTCGACCCTGTAAAATCGATCGAAGATTCTCGGCAATTCCTCCTCAGGAATTCCAGGCCCCGTGTCAGAGATCATGACGTGGATGGAGTCATCTTCCACCTTCATTTCTATTTTGATCCTCCCGCCGTGCGGGGTGTATTTTACCGCATTGTCAACGATATTCCTGAACATCCGCATGAGTTGAACTCTATCCCCATTTACTATATATGTCTGCAACCTTGCAGTAGCTGGCGCACATTCTATGTCTATCTCCTTTAATGACGCTAGTCTTACTCCATAGTCAAAGACATCCCCCAGCAAAGTACTCAAATCGACCGGCGCAACATTCAGTTTCATCTGGCGGAAATCTGCCCGCGCAAAAAACAGAAGGTCATCGATAATATGGGAAAGCCTGCTCGCCTCATCTCTTACATTCAAAAGAGCTGCACGACATTTTTCCATGGTAGGATTTGGATCCCTTAATGCTATATCTGCAGCGCTTCTTATGACAGTGAGAGGCGTGCGGAGCTCATGTGAGACATCGGCTGTAAACTGCCGTTCCTTCTGAAACTGATCATCCAAACGGCCCAACATCTCATTGAAAGTGCGGGCCAACCGTCCCACTTCATCATCTACGTTCTGTAAATCTAGTCTCAAGCTCAGATCTTTGGCAGTGATCTTTCGCGCGGTTCGAGTTATGGCGTCAATTGGCGCAAGGGCCCGCCACGCCATCAGGTATCCGGTTATCCCCGCAAGAACGAGAGCCCCCAGGATGAGAGATCCAAGTATGAGCCGCAGGCGTGTCAAGGTGGATTCCAATGTAAAGAGTGATCGACCTACAACCACAACGCCAACCTGTTCACCCCTCATTTCAAGGGGAACGCACAGGAAGCGAATGGCCTCCTTTTCGCTTGCTCTCAGGGTGCCGATCACCGAATCTCCATGCAGAGCCGGACCAATGACATCAGGTCCTGCAGGCAGAACTTTGCTTGAATCTCCTGAGGTGGCTCTGATATGCCCGGCCATATCCAATATGATAAATGGGATGTTCGTCGAGGTTGAAGACAAATGTGTTCTGCCTGATATTCTGGGGTGGTCTGCACTGCCGTTGGCGATTGTAAGCCCGTCTGGACCAACGTCGATTGTGGCTTCAATTTGCTCAGTCCTTGTCTGTAAGGCTGCGTCAAGATCACTGTAAAGACTCCTTTCCATGGATACATATACAAGGACACTGAATCCGATAAGCATGGCGGCAAGCAGAAAAACATACCAAGCAGTGAGTCGCGTGCGAACGTTCGTCAAGCAGATCTTGATTTTCGAGAACGCTTCAGAGGATGTTCTTACTATATGGTTCATTTAGCTATTTGACCCACCCGAGACAAGACGATAGCCTTCACCACGGACCGTCTCCAATAATCTAACATTGAAGCCTTCGTCGATCTTCCTTCTGAGGTAGCGGATGTAGACATCTACCAGATTAGAATTCGAGACGAAGCCATATCCCCATACATGTTCTTCGATAGCTCCACGAGTCACTATCTGATTTGGATGGCGCATCAGGTATTCGAGGATACGGTATTCAGTGCCAGAGAGCTGCACTCGCCTGTCGCCCCGTATAGCCTCATGCGTCGCAGTATCCAGACTAAGCTCCCCCACCGTCAAGTTTTCCGATTTCAATTCCCTGGCCCTGCGCAAGAGCGCCCGCAAACGCGCGACAAGTTCATCAAAGGAGAATGGCTTAGTGAGGTAGTCATCAGCTCCCGCATTTAGGCCTGCTACCTTGTCATTCACCTCATCTTTGGCCGTGAGGATCAAAATCGGGGTTTCGTTGCCTTCCTCCCTGAGTCTGCGGCATACAGTAAGCCCATCCATCCCAGGAAGCATTAGATCGAGGATAATAACGTCATAGTCTGTGCATGAGGCCTGTTCATACGCCATATTTCCATCATGCGCCACATCAGCAGTGAAACCCTCATTCTCGAGTCCCTTCTTTATAAGGGATGCGAGTTTGACTTCATCTTCGACCACCAGGGCAAGCATAGCATCAACCTTTCATCCAGATTATCCTGTCAGAACAACCCAGCGCTTGAACAGGCTAGGAGGTATCCCGCTTTTCGGACCATGTCTTCTATGCTTTTATCATAATCTCCATATGGATAGCTGAAAATATTGACATCTTCATTAAGCAAGTTCTTGAGGAGGATCCTGGAGCAATATATCTCATGCCATGCTCTA
Coding sequences:
- a CDS encoding response regulator transcription factor; amino-acid sequence: MLALVVEDEVKLASLIKKGLENEGFTADVAHDGNMAYEQASCTDYDVIILDLMLPGMDGLTVCRRLREEGNETPILILTAKDEVNDKVAGLNAGADDYLTKPFSFDELVARLRALLRRARELKSENLTVGELSLDTATHEAIRGDRRVQLSGTEYRILEYLMRHPNQIVTRGAIEEHVWGYGFVSNSNLVDVYIRYLRRKIDEGFNVRLLETVRGEGYRLVSGGSNS
- a CDS encoding nucleotide sugar dehydrogenase, translated to MSGDSVARELEAKILSRRASAAVIGLGYVGLPLAIAMCKAGFHVTGIDVNPEKIRLLTEGKSYIIDVPETDVQQAVSSGMLEPIQDFDRLSRADTVSICVPTPVGKEKVPDLTYLVSAVNALKMHAHRGMLIVLESTTYPGTTEELLQDSFEAMGYRAGTDVFICFSPERVDPGNPKFKMSDIPKVVGGVTPECTRLGSLLYGTFISRVIPVSSATTAEMVKLIENTFRSVNIALINEMALLCERIGVDIWETIDAASSKPFGFMPFYPGPGVGGHCIPLDPIYLSWKAERLGFYERFIELASDINRSMPGHVIYRVCQALKREGKDIKGASILLLGLAYKRDIDDIRESPALEIYRLLRGEGALVAYHDPYCRNILFNGEVVESIELTEEQLKAADCVVLCTDHSVYDYRWIEEHSMLILDTRNAFKGINSPKIIKLGAPDPVDYQSISYGHSLSFHARR
- a CDS encoding polysaccharide deacetylase family protein, which gives rise to MTHPRLTLVSKDRAWHEIYCSRILLKNLLNEDVNIFSYPYGDYDKSIEDMVRKAGYLLACSSAGLF
- a CDS encoding HAMP domain-containing protein translates to MNHIVRTSSEAFSKIKICLTNVRTRLTAWYVFLLAAMLIGFSVLVYVSMERSLYSDLDAALQTRTEQIEATIDVGPDGLTIANGSADHPRISGRTHLSSTSTNIPFIILDMAGHIRATSGDSSKVLPAGPDVIGPALHGDSVIGTLRASEKEAIRFLCVPLEMRGEQVGVVVVGRSLFTLESTLTRLRLILGSLILGALVLAGITGYLMAWRALAPIDAITRTARKITAKDLSLRLDLQNVDDEVGRLARTFNEMLGRLDDQFQKERQFTADVSHELRTPLTVIRSAADIALRDPNPTMEKCRAALLNVRDEASRLSHIIDDLLFFARADFRQMKLNVAPVDLSTLLGDVFDYGVRLASLKEIDIECAPATARLQTYIVNGDRVQLMRMFRNIVDNAVKYTPHGGRIKIEMKVEDDSIHVMISDTGPGIPEEELPRIFDRFYRVDSSRSRAASINGMDMTSGIGLGLAIAKTIAELHGGSIAARSRLGEGSTFEVILPRAIVLQEGE
- a CDS encoding glycosyltransferase; the protein is MPTNDIAVFVLWLAVIAILIRLKIHHLRFIHNDPVFGIYGLMATSYLMFRLFCLLLYAPERLVAEGTTRDFYPSVTIVIPAMNEEKAIFKTIQACCTVGYPPGQLRIIVVNDGSTDGTWQEIARAADMFPQVEAINWDVNRGKRSAMVEGICRSESEIVVFIDSDSVIEPGSLVPLVRAFADPKVGAVVGHADVLNKERNLLTKMQAVRYFVSFRIIKASESVFKSVTCCSGCYSAYRRSAVLKVLERWKNQTFLGKRCTFGDDRSLTNLLLREGYSLLYMSDAIVRTIVPETWRGYFRQQLRWKKSWFRETLIAVTHMWRRNPGASIPYYLSVFFTLCSPIVLIRSLVMSPATRWGYLAGLMILGALYGLYYRIHRRDGLWLYAFVFVFLNAFVFSWQIYQAILNSTDTSWGTRQVRQVKAGSGFQSDGVGPIEGRWFHVW